The nucleotide sequence CAACATCCCTTCTTCATCTTCTATAACTGATTGGATTGTATTATCTGGCAAACCATCTATTTCCATGAAGTGAATAAATGAGTTGGTTTTTTCATCAAATAAATTTAATCCTCCGTTGTAAGTTCCAACCCATAATCTATTTTTGCTATCAATGAACAAACACACAACCCTATTGCTGCTAATGCTTGTTCCGTCTTTGTGAACATGAATAAAATGTTGAAATGTTTCAGTTTTTTTATCGAACTTGTTCGTTCCGCCTATTGTAGTACCAAGCCATAGAAATCCATTGCGGTCTTCAACTATTGATATAACTTCCCTTGAACTAAGGAATTTATTATTTGTTGGATCATCAGGATTTTCATTGAACCGTTTAAAGGCTTTATTTTTTTTATCAAATCTGTTTAGCCCGTTTCTCCCGGTACCAATCCAGATTATTCCTTCATTGTCCTGATAGATTGAATGAATAAAATCACCGCTGAGTGAGTTTGAATTATTCGGATCGTTTTTGAATATTTCAACTTGCTTTGTTGCTGGGTTGAACATATTCAAACCATAATCAGCCGTACCAATCCAGACCATTCCTTCATCATCTTCGAAGATAGACGTAATATAATTACCGCTTAATGAGAAATTATTTTTTCCTGAGGCGTTCAGATTGAAGAGAATATTTTGTTCATCAGGTATTTTGTTTGCATAAACAATTATACCCTCGTTTTCAGTTCCAAGCCACAATTTCCCTTCGCTGTCAATAAGAAAACTTGTAACACTATTTATTCCGGGTTCTGTCTTATCTATTGTTATTTGATAATGCTGAAACCTTTGGCTTGTCGGACTGTACTTATCAATACCGGTTGTGGTGTTACCAATCCAGACATTATCGTAATTATCAACGAGCAAAGCAAAAAATAAATCGCTGCTCAAACCGTATTTATCATCTGGTGAATATCTCACCGATTCAAATTTTTCTGAAGATGAGTTGAAAATATTGAGTCCACCACCAAATGTTCCGATCCAGAGTTTGCCATTACTATCCTCGTCAATCTCTGTAATAAGATTGCTGCTGATTGAAGATTTGTCTTCAGGGACGTGTTTATAAATTTTAGTTTCGATTGATTGGGAACCGATAGAAATTAATTTTACCAATCCTCCTCTTGTTCCAATCCATAAAGTTCCCTTACTATCTTCGTACAGCGCAGTGATTCTATTAGTACCGGGAGAATTTGGTTCTCCGCTTTCTGTCAAAAAAGTTTTGAACGTATTGGATTCGAAATCATAAAGATTTAATCCATTAGTTGTTCCAATCCACAAATTTCCTTTGCTGTCGGAGAACAAAGTTGCAATAACATTATCACTTATGCTCTTGCTATCACCCGAAACCCGGGTATATTTTTCAAAAGTTTCTTTAGTCGGTTCGAATCTATTTAAACCATTACTTGTTGCAATCCAGATATTTCCATTTTTATCTTCAACACATCCATATACTCTTTTGGCGCTCAATGAATTCGGATCTTTTTTATCCATTTTATAATGCACGAATGTTTCTGTCACGGGATTAAACTTATTTAATCCGTCTCTTGTTGAAATCCAGAATATCCCTTTTGAATCTTCGAAGATATGATTGACAGCATAATCGCCAAGAGAATTCAACTTGCCGGGAATGTGTTTGTAGTGTTTAAAATCATAACCATCAAAGCGATTTATTCCATCCTGTGTGCTTATCCAGATAAATCCTTTTTTATCCTGGAAGATGTGCGTTACATAATTATCGGACAAACCATTGTCTGTTGTTATATGGTCAAAACGGAGTCTCTGTGATTGTGCTGATAGATTACAGGCAATCAGAAATAGAAAAAAGATGAAAAAGCACTTAGTCATTTTCGAAATAGAGAATATTAATCGGTAAAAAACCCTGTAATGAATTTACTTGTCACCAAGATATAGTAAAACCGGATTAGATAAAACTAAGCTATTAGACAAAAAAGCCCCGTTCGATAAAAGAACAGGGCCTTTAGAGAAATGCCAGAATTTATTTCAATAAAATCCCCGCAAAGCGGGATTTCTGCATAAGTGACACATCACTTAAGCATCAACATTTTCTTTGTTTCAACGAATGAACCAGCTTGAAGAGTATAGAAGTAAATTCCCGATGAATAATTTGAAGCATTGAATTCCGCTTCATAACTACCAGACTGAAGTTCTTCATTCACCAGCGTAGTAATTTCGTTTCCCAGAATATCATATATCTTCAATGATATAAAACCCATTTCAGGAATTTGAAACCGGATTTTTGTTGAAGGGTTAAATGGGTTCGGATAGTTATTTGATAAACTGTAAGTGCTAACTTCACCCCCAAGCTGCTCGATTCCAGTCGGAATATATGAATACATAAATTTATCCACGTTCACCCAGACAGATCCATTCCAGGTTTGATAAAGATATCCAGTCAGGTTATTGATTCCATTATATGTGTACGGCCACTCGTAGTTTCCATCATATGTATATGTGTACTTTTTATCTTTCTCCCAGGCAGAATTTTCCCAGGTTTGATAGAGCTCTTCAGTCAGGTCATTGTTTCCATCGTATGTGTATGACCACTTAGAAAAATTCACCCAGCCGGAACCATCCCCATTTTGGCGGAGATATTCAATCTCGTTATTGTTTGCATCATATGTGTATGAAAGCCTACTAACATTCACCCAGGCAGAACCATCCCAGGTTTGATAGATCTCCTCAGTCAGGTCATTGTTTCCATTATAAGCGTATGAATTCTTTGAATAATCCAACCAACCTGAACCATCCCAGTATTGATGGAGATATTGAATCTTGTTATTATTTCCATCATATGTGTATGATAACCTTGAATAAAGCAACCAAGCAGAACCAACCCAGCCATACACGAGCGTCTCAGTCAGGTTATTGTTTCCATCATATGTATATGTGTACTTTTCCCAATTCACCCAGACAGAACCATCCCAGTTTTGCTCTAGGAATTCAGTCCAGTTATTGTTACCATCATAAGTGTATGAAAACCTATAACTATTCACCCAGGCAGAACCAATCCAATTTTGATAGATTTCCTCGGTCTGGTTATTGTTTCCATCATATGTGTATGACCATCTTCTATCATTCACCCAAACTGAACCTTCCCAATTTTGGCGGACATGTTCAATCTCATTATTGCTTCCATCATATGCATAAGACTGCTTTAATACATTTACCCAAGCAGAACCATCCCAGCCTTGGGCGACTTCCATAATCAGGTTATTGTTACCATCATATGTGTATGAGCGATTACTACTATACACCCAGGCAGAACCAACCCAGGTTTGAAGGCTATCGTTAGTCAGGTTATCGTTTCCATCATAACTGTATGAATACCTATAATTCTTCACCCAATTAGAACCATTCCATTCTTCCCAGATTATTTCTACAACCAGGAAACCACCACCAAGCAATGTTTTGTTAATGATTGTCCTTGTATCCTTTGTGTCAAATCCTTCTTCTTCATAAAACTCTCTTTGTAGATTTCTTGAAGCTGTCTGCCAGTTGCTGCTTTTAGATTTAAATAGTAAAGATTCTTTATTATGCAATCCGTGTAAATCATCTACATTTGATTTTAGTAGCTCCAAATTTCTTTTTGCAGTAAGTTTCTCGGGCGTAATCCTTTTGTGAATTCTATCCTGAGGAAACGTTGCTATTAAAAACAATAAAAGGAAAAACAAAGTGTGAAATAAATTCTTCATAACTAACTCCTATCTAATACTGTTTAAGAGAAAATTTTTATTAAGTTCTTCTTTTTTCGATTTTTTAATTCCAATAAAGTTTCAAATTTGCAGATTATTGAAATAAATTTATCTGGGCATTCCTTCCAAAGAAAATTCACCTTTAAAAGTTCTTTCTGGTTGTTCTTCTTTTCGCTATTAAAAATAAGTTAATAGAAATAGCAACGCATCACGCAAATGCGTGATTTTTAGAAATTTGTCTTATGATTATTTGAATAAAATCGTAGAGAAGGAAAACCGGGTTGTAATCTGTGTTGTTTTCCTTCTCTTATATAGGAGAGAGAATAAAAATTTATTTTATTAAAGATGACATCTTTTCAAAAGATGTCATCTTTGTTTGTTTATAATTATTTAATCAAAATCCCCGCAAAACGGGATTTCTGCTTAAGTGACATATTACTTAAGCATCAACATCTTCTTTGTTTCAACAAATGCGTGCCCCTTTGGGGAACCTGCCTGTAACTGGTAGAAATAAATCCCACTTGCAAATTGTGAAGCATTAAATTGCACAGAATAATTTCCAGCGGACTTTTCTTCATTCATTAAAGATTTGACTTCCTGACCAAGAATGTTGAACACTTTAAGTTGAACTAAGCCCGGATTCGGAATTGAAAATTCAATTGTTGTACTTGGATTAAATGGGTTTGGATAGTTTTGTGAAAGATTATAAGAATTAGGTGAAGAATTTGATTCTTCTACATCTGTAATTCCTGATATAACCCAAGTAGCACCGCTGATAGTTCCATTGTTTCCATTACTTGTTTGATCTGCTGTTATTGTTCCCACACCCTCATCAAAATTCCAATAACCTATTAAACCAAATTCATTTCCATTCAACTCCATATACATTGTGGACTGAATTTCTGATTCAGTTCTAGCGACATTCCAAATCCTAAATTCATCGATTATCCCTTCATATGGATATACCCAATCTCTATCCGGATTAAAACCCGTAAAGAAATTCCCAAAAGAACTAT is from Ignavibacteriota bacterium and encodes:
- a CDS encoding T9SS type A sorting domain-containing protein, which translates into the protein MEVAQGWDGSAWVNVLKQSYAYDGSNNEIEHVRQNWEGSVWVNDRRWSYTYDGNNNQTEEIYQNWIGSAWVNSYRFSYTYDGNNNWTEFLEQNWDGSVWVNWEKYTYTYDGNNNLTETLVYGWVGSAWLLYSRLSYTYDGNNNKIQYLHQYWDGSGWLDYSKNSYAYNGNNDLTEEIYQTWDGSAWVNVSRLSYTYDANNNEIEYLRQNGDGSGWVNFSKWSYTYDGNNDLTEELYQTWENSAWEKDKKYTYTYDGNYEWPYTYNGINNLTGYLYQTWNGSVWVNVDKFMYSYIPTGIEQLGGEVSTYSLSNNYPNPFNPSTKIRFQIPEMGFISLKIYDILGNEITTLVNEELQSGSYEAEFNASNYSSGIYFYTLQAGSFVETKKMLMLK
- a CDS encoding T9SS type A sorting domain-containing protein, producing MKKLLLIVILNILFHQSYFAQWSGNALYYDGVNDYVNFGQSIVFNVDTAVTYEFWIKPDSGASGFIFNKWVGFQEDKQITYSGGIVGFYLFNVFGGAILYSKSSIPERQYTHIAATYNGSVAKIFLNGVLDTSKIVGNGVNSSFGNFFTGFNPDRDWVYPYEGIIDEFRIWNVARTESEIQSTMYMELNGNEFGLIGYWNFDEGVGTITADQTSNGNNGTISGATWVISGITDVEESNSSPNSYNLSQNYPNPFNPSTTIEFSIPNPGLVQLKVFNILGQEVKSLMNEEKSAGNYSVQFNASQFASGIYFYQLQAGSPKGHAFVETKKMLMLK